A single Notoacmeibacter ruber DNA region contains:
- a CDS encoding ABC transporter permease translates to MANEGNMAESSSTRAAAGVEESRSDGAQELALTGNWTTRGIAQVDSRMREVADGSADNVIFDFGPMENIDTAGAFVIRRTVEQLRQAGKSVELRNTDANDETLLEAVAEAAGQNLPEKPSSSFGLLTPFAATGRFVFTALGQIKDAFGILGSAIAGSSGHGISITAITAQIDRIGVGAIPVVLLMNAIIGAIVAQQGAFQLRYFGAEIFVVDLVSVLVLRETGALITAIMIAGRSGSAITAEIGSMKMREEVDALKVIGLNPTGVLVFPRLVAMMISLPLLTVAADAAGLGGAMVIANYYSDISYTAFIDRMQNWIDLSTVLAGLIKTPFMALAIGVIASMEGLRVGGSAESLGQRVTASVVKSIFVVIVLDGFFAIFYASIGF, encoded by the coding sequence ATGGCAAATGAAGGCAACATGGCCGAATCGTCTTCCACCCGTGCGGCTGCCGGGGTTGAGGAAAGCCGCTCCGACGGCGCTCAGGAACTGGCGCTGACCGGCAACTGGACAACCCGCGGCATTGCGCAGGTCGATAGCCGCATGCGCGAGGTCGCTGACGGCTCGGCCGATAATGTGATCTTCGATTTCGGTCCGATGGAAAATATCGATACGGCCGGGGCGTTTGTCATTCGGCGAACCGTCGAACAGCTCCGTCAGGCGGGGAAGTCGGTTGAACTCCGCAATACCGATGCCAACGACGAAACGCTGCTCGAAGCTGTCGCGGAAGCCGCGGGGCAGAATCTGCCGGAGAAGCCATCGTCCAGTTTCGGCCTCTTGACGCCGTTTGCGGCAACCGGTCGCTTCGTCTTTACCGCCTTGGGACAAATCAAGGACGCTTTCGGAATCCTTGGCTCCGCGATTGCCGGCTCGTCCGGACACGGAATTTCGATCACGGCCATCACCGCGCAGATCGACCGGATCGGAGTGGGCGCCATTCCGGTGGTTCTGCTCATGAATGCCATTATCGGCGCGATCGTCGCCCAGCAGGGCGCGTTTCAGCTTCGCTATTTCGGAGCCGAAATCTTCGTGGTCGATCTCGTATCCGTCCTCGTCCTTCGAGAAACGGGTGCTCTGATAACGGCCATCATGATCGCGGGCCGTTCGGGCTCCGCTATCACCGCCGAAATCGGATCGATGAAAATGCGCGAGGAGGTCGATGCTCTCAAGGTGATCGGGCTCAATCCCACCGGCGTCCTGGTTTTTCCCAGACTGGTGGCGATGATGATTTCGCTGCCCTTGCTGACCGTGGCTGCCGATGCGGCCGGCCTGGGCGGGGCGATGGTGATCGCCAATTATTATTCCGATATCAGCTACACGGCCTTTATCGACCGAATGCAGAACTGGATCGATCTTTCCACAGTTCTTGCGGGTCTCATAAAGACGCCTTTCATGGCGCTCGCCATCGGGGTCATCGCCTCGATGGAGGGCCTGCGCGTTGGCGGCAGTGCAGAAAGTCTCGGTCAGCGCGTGACCGCTTCGGTTGTCAAGTCCATCTTCGTGGTCATTGTGCTCGATGGTTTCTTCGCCATCTTCTACGCCTCGATCGGGTTCTGA
- a CDS encoding ABC transporter ATP-binding protein: MEEEQTVDKTEWQSTHAGERKVILSAEDITVRFGSQTVLDGLDLDVYAGEVLGFIGPSGAGKSVLLRTILGLNKKQGGTIKLFDQNIEELDQDERKAIDMAMGVLFQQGALFSSLNVLENIQVPMREYLNMPKALMDELAMLKIEMVGLAPEAAWKFPDELSGGMIKRAALARALALDPAIVFLDEPTSGLDPIGAADFDELVGQLSKTLGLTVYMVTHDLDSLFSVCDRIAVLGNKKVLVAGTIDDMLVCEDEWVQSYFNGKRARQIKR; the protein is encoded by the coding sequence ATGGAAGAAGAACAGACCGTCGACAAGACCGAGTGGCAGTCCACCCACGCCGGTGAACGAAAAGTCATTCTCTCGGCAGAAGACATCACAGTCCGATTCGGAAGCCAGACCGTGCTCGACGGGCTCGATCTCGATGTCTATGCGGGCGAGGTACTCGGCTTCATCGGCCCATCAGGGGCCGGCAAGAGTGTGCTCCTCAGAACCATTCTGGGCCTCAACAAGAAGCAGGGCGGGACCATCAAGCTTTTCGATCAGAATATCGAGGAGCTTGACCAGGATGAGCGCAAGGCCATCGATATGGCCATGGGCGTTCTCTTCCAGCAGGGCGCCCTGTTCTCGTCGCTGAATGTGCTGGAGAATATCCAGGTTCCGATGCGCGAATATCTCAACATGCCAAAAGCTCTCATGGATGAGCTCGCCATGTTGAAGATCGAGATGGTGGGGCTAGCCCCTGAAGCGGCGTGGAAGTTTCCCGACGAACTTTCCGGCGGCATGATCAAGAGGGCAGCACTGGCCCGCGCACTGGCTCTCGATCCCGCGATCGTCTTTCTTGACGAGCCCACCTCTGGGCTCGATCCGATCGGCGCGGCGGATTTCGACGAACTGGTCGGGCAATTGTCCAAGACGCTCGGGCTGACCGTCTATATGGTGACGCACGATCTCGACAGTCTGTTCTCCGTGTGTGACCGAATTGCCGTACTCGGTAACAAGAAGGTCCTCGTTGCTGGCACCATAGACGACATGCTGGTATGTGAGGACGAGTGGGTGCAGTCCTATTTCAACGGAAAACGTGCCAGGCAGATCAAGCGATGA
- a CDS encoding MlaD family protein, protein METRANYVAVGVFTIVLLLAAFGFVLWTSGAGDKTETVTVQFQIPGSAGGLSRGSLVTFNGVRVGTITSVFIDGNRPDVALANAQVDIMTPVTPSTEASVGIAGLTGTANIELSGGDPDQENILRKAAAEDRPAVIQARPSQLSTILETGESILNRVNQVVGQLEGFTTDAREPLTQSLQNVEEFTSALAANSDGIGDFLAAAGDLSETISGLSGTVSTSVERIEQLLAAVNPEDLGQSVANVRQITQEFVGASERISALVEEARGFVGELEPGAGQRLIADATQTLSSVRDVADRLDERIDPIVESLQNSLQKAESVLNEVDPEDIRQTVSNARQVSQQLTGLAEKIDTIVAKADIFLGDVEPGAGSALVADARSTLSSVQEITQDVGSRIDPIVKSVQRSVERTEAILDSVEPEQVDQTMENARELAERLNAASVRIDGILAKADAFMGGLDADSGDTLMTEAQRTLASIREAAATIQQTSNTLNGRIDPIAGSIQNFTDRGLSDVRDLVNQASRSIERIERSLTDLGRNPQRVITGGEGEVRTYGGRQRR, encoded by the coding sequence ATGGAAACACGCGCAAACTATGTCGCAGTCGGTGTCTTCACCATTGTGCTGCTCCTCGCCGCATTCGGCTTTGTCCTCTGGACAAGCGGAGCAGGCGACAAGACGGAAACGGTCACCGTCCAGTTCCAGATTCCCGGTTCGGCCGGTGGCCTTTCGCGCGGCAGTCTCGTGACATTCAACGGCGTGCGGGTCGGTACGATCACTTCCGTTTTCATCGACGGAAACCGGCCGGATGTCGCTCTGGCCAACGCACAGGTCGATATCATGACGCCGGTGACGCCTTCGACGGAAGCGTCCGTCGGTATCGCCGGGCTCACAGGGACGGCCAATATCGAACTGTCCGGCGGCGACCCCGACCAGGAGAATATTCTGCGCAAGGCCGCGGCGGAAGATCGGCCGGCGGTGATCCAGGCGCGGCCCTCTCAGCTGAGTACGATCCTGGAAACGGGCGAGAGTATTCTGAACCGTGTCAATCAGGTCGTCGGCCAGTTGGAAGGGTTCACCACGGATGCTCGTGAACCGTTGACGCAATCTCTCCAGAACGTTGAAGAATTTACGTCGGCACTCGCGGCGAACTCGGACGGTATTGGCGATTTCCTCGCCGCTGCGGGTGATCTCTCCGAAACGATCTCCGGCCTTTCAGGCACGGTGTCGACCTCCGTGGAGCGAATCGAACAACTGCTTGCCGCCGTCAATCCCGAGGATCTTGGCCAATCCGTCGCAAATGTGCGCCAGATCACACAGGAGTTCGTTGGGGCCTCCGAACGCATCTCTGCGCTTGTCGAAGAGGCCCGAGGGTTCGTCGGCGAGTTGGAGCCCGGAGCAGGGCAACGCCTCATCGCCGACGCCACACAGACGCTCTCATCCGTTCGTGATGTGGCCGACAGATTGGATGAGAGAATCGATCCCATCGTCGAGAGTTTGCAGAATTCTCTTCAGAAGGCTGAGTCGGTTCTCAACGAAGTCGATCCTGAAGATATTCGCCAGACCGTTTCCAATGCTCGGCAGGTGTCGCAGCAGCTCACGGGTCTGGCCGAGAAGATCGATACGATCGTGGCGAAGGCGGATATTTTCCTCGGCGATGTCGAGCCCGGGGCCGGCAGTGCCCTTGTCGCCGATGCACGCTCGACGCTTTCTTCCGTGCAGGAGATCACGCAGGATGTCGGCTCGCGGATCGACCCGATCGTCAAGAGCGTCCAGCGCTCGGTTGAGCGGACGGAAGCCATATTGGACTCGGTTGAGCCGGAGCAGGTCGATCAAACGATGGAGAACGCCCGCGAACTCGCCGAGCGTCTCAATGCGGCATCGGTACGGATCGACGGTATTCTTGCCAAGGCGGACGCCTTTATGGGTGGCCTGGACGCCGACTCGGGCGATACGCTGATGACCGAAGCGCAGCGCACTCTGGCGAGTATCCGCGAGGCTGCCGCGACCATCCAGCAGACGTCAAATACGCTGAATGGCCGGATCGATCCGATTGCCGGTTCGATCCAGAACTTTACCGATCGCGGGCTGTCCGATGTGCGTGATCTGGTCAATCAGGCCAGTCGCTCCATCGAGCGGATCGAACGTAGCCTGACGGATCTGGGGCGCAACCCGCAGCGTGTGATCACAGGCGGCGAGGGCGAGGTGAGAACCTATGGGGGCCGTCAGCGCCGCTGA
- a CDS encoding ABC-type transport auxiliary lipoprotein family protein codes for MKDSGSIGEGLATALKGAPRVGAILALAAMLSGCALVGGGTPSLDTFGLTAPDPAVSRSTRRQILLPEPSAVKALDDQNIVVMTSPTMVTYLEGAQWSDRLPVLVQSKLLQSFEMAGIAGVGTPGEGLAIDYQLITDIRAFEIRADGPETAYVELSVRLLNDRNGQVMRQAAFETEVAVTGAGSQAYASALNSAFEDVALRVVNWTLGLI; via the coding sequence GTGAAAGATTCAGGTTCAATCGGAGAAGGTCTTGCAACCGCGCTGAAGGGTGCGCCGCGAGTAGGAGCGATCCTGGCGCTTGCCGCCATGCTTTCGGGCTGTGCTCTTGTGGGCGGTGGCACGCCGTCTCTCGATACGTTTGGCCTCACCGCTCCCGATCCCGCCGTCAGCCGCTCGACCCGCCGGCAGATCCTTCTGCCGGAGCCGAGTGCCGTGAAGGCGCTGGATGACCAGAATATCGTAGTCATGACCAGTCCCACCATGGTGACATATCTGGAAGGGGCACAGTGGAGCGATCGCCTGCCCGTTCTAGTGCAGTCGAAACTTCTCCAGTCCTTCGAAATGGCTGGCATCGCTGGTGTTGGTACGCCGGGCGAGGGGCTGGCTATCGATTACCAGCTCATCACGGATATCCGGGCTTTCGAGATTCGCGCGGACGGTCCGGAGACCGCCTATGTCGAGCTGTCAGTACGACTCCTTAATGATCGCAACGGGCAGGTTATGAGGCAAGCCGCGTTTGAGACGGAAGTCGCCGTCACCGGCGCAGGCTCACAAGCCTATGCCAGTGCGCTGAACAGCGCGTTCGAGGACGTTGCCCTTCGTGTCGTGAACTGGACTCTCGGGCTCATCTGA
- a CDS encoding 2Fe-2S iron-sulfur cluster-binding protein encodes MPKVTFVASDGTRFEIDASNGATLMETAVRNAVPGIEAECGGACACATCHVYVDEKFMDVVGEPDVMEEDMLDLAYDARDTSRLSCQVILNDDMDGLVVTVPERQA; translated from the coding sequence ATGCCGAAAGTCACGTTCGTCGCGTCCGATGGGACGCGCTTTGAAATCGATGCATCCAATGGCGCGACGCTGATGGAGACAGCCGTGCGAAACGCCGTGCCCGGCATTGAAGCCGAATGCGGCGGCGCGTGCGCCTGTGCGACATGCCATGTCTATGTCGATGAGAAATTCATGGACGTCGTCGGAGAGCCGGACGTCATGGAAGAAGACATGCTCGATCTGGCATATGATGCACGCGATACGTCCCGCCTGTCATGCCAGGTCATCCTCAATGACGATATGGACGGACTTGTCGTGACGGTACCCGAGCGGCAGGCCTAG
- a CDS encoding Hpt domain-containing protein, with translation MILARKIDTVAFDRPGGETCAKSHGRPIDLDHLSDQTFGDRALAEEVLRLFCTQVKQALAGLQHGSAKERHFLAHALKGSARGVGAMQLAEAAERLEQDSASEEALSELIVSIEKVQEFCASILR, from the coding sequence ATGATTCTTGCACGCAAAATCGACACGGTCGCCTTCGATCGACCAGGCGGAGAGACATGCGCAAAATCACATGGCCGTCCGATCGATCTCGACCACCTCTCCGATCAGACGTTCGGTGACCGGGCTCTGGCCGAAGAGGTGCTGCGGCTTTTCTGCACGCAGGTAAAGCAGGCTCTGGCGGGGCTTCAACACGGCAGCGCCAAGGAGCGGCACTTTCTCGCACATGCCCTCAAAGGATCGGCTCGCGGTGTCGGCGCGATGCAATTGGCCGAAGCAGCCGAGCGCCTGGAACAAGACAGCGCAAGCGAAGAGGCTTTGAGCGAGCTCATCGTTTCAATCGAGAAAGTTCAAGAATTCTGCGCTTCGATCCTGCGCTGA